Proteins co-encoded in one Sediminispirochaeta bajacaliforniensis DSM 16054 genomic window:
- a CDS encoding transglycosylase domain-containing protein, translating into MNQRFSAGTVGNFFSLMSVHKIRRRPGRLRMLLLLPPLGVLLFLLLLFFVLRFTPYPELDHFRVREWSREYLDRYGALLYVQPLANGMRRIFRDLDEMPDSLVSTFLDAEDRRFYLHPGIDPLAVLRSAVLNLHEGRIVSGASTITMQLARIIETESGGGWSGFEGKLRETWNSFRLESRLSKRELLQLWINAIPFGFRCEGVPAAGMTFFNRPVEELSPAQFALLSVIPRSPSLYDPVEHPETAARAAAKEPGIKGRFSYRELLSAAREARRGVWTNQAPHFINYFNSIAPVRSKDLRVKTSIDAELNMRLRERIDQTLDKHSRNRLGNGAGLIVRNDTGEIISWVGSREFWDDEHQGQIDGVLVRNQPGSTLKPFLYTLAIRSGFLPNSILPDLPLELGGAAVYQPFNFDRRFHGPVRLRVALASSLNVPAVYLIERLGVDAFAQFLVDLGFSSIKEQRGSLGTGLALGNAEVSLFELVHGYTLFSRTDGPVPLRPLPVELGSVESSEIGLSSSRDRYAVAVVRDILGDNRSRVLGFGSDSVMNLAFPSLFKTGTANQFQNIWAIGAIPEYTVGVWIGNFTGETVIGKTGSSIPASIVAELLDVLHKPDSGYPAIPGAVRVKICAVSGMAATADDPSTLYEYLPPDRLPDPCTWHHRDERGKLQVSYPDIFRVWAQTKRSGAFVAAREGEAEGEIVFPPDGSRFFADPSLSQEAQAVRIEGRGLGPPPYALTLYRHGMAVLQRSSNLPLFLLPFPEKGAYRIVITGSGGCSAESGFEVW; encoded by the coding sequence ATGAACCAGAGGTTTTCGGCAGGGACGGTGGGAAACTTCTTTTCATTGATGAGCGTTCATAAGATCCGAAGGCGGCCCGGCCGCCTTCGAATGCTTCTTTTACTGCCTCCCCTAGGCGTATTACTTTTTTTGCTCCTTCTCTTTTTTGTTTTGCGGTTCACGCCCTATCCGGAGCTTGACCATTTTCGTGTGCGGGAATGGAGCCGGGAGTATCTTGATCGCTATGGGGCACTCCTGTACGTCCAGCCCCTGGCCAATGGTATGCGGAGAATTTTTCGCGATCTGGATGAGATGCCCGATTCTCTTGTATCGACCTTCCTCGACGCAGAAGATCGCCGCTTTTACCTCCATCCCGGCATCGATCCTCTTGCCGTGCTCAGAAGTGCCGTACTTAATCTTCATGAGGGACGAATTGTTTCGGGGGCTTCCACCATAACGATGCAGCTGGCCAGGATTATTGAAACAGAAAGCGGAGGCGGCTGGAGCGGCTTCGAAGGTAAGCTTAGGGAGACCTGGAACAGCTTCAGACTCGAAAGTCGGCTTTCGAAGCGGGAGCTTCTTCAGCTCTGGATCAATGCCATTCCCTTTGGTTTTCGCTGTGAAGGGGTCCCCGCCGCAGGAATGACCTTTTTCAACCGGCCCGTGGAAGAGCTTTCTCCTGCGCAGTTTGCCCTTCTGTCAGTCATCCCCAGAAGCCCCTCCCTTTATGATCCTGTGGAACACCCCGAGACAGCCGCCCGTGCCGCGGCCAAGGAACCCGGCATAAAGGGCCGCTTTTCCTACCGCGAACTCCTGTCCGCGGCCAGGGAAGCCCGACGCGGGGTTTGGACGAATCAGGCCCCGCACTTCATCAATTACTTCAATAGCATTGCTCCTGTTCGCAGTAAGGACCTTCGTGTAAAGACCTCCATCGATGCTGAGCTCAATATGCGTCTGCGGGAACGTATTGACCAGACCCTTGATAAGCATAGCCGCAACCGGCTTGGGAATGGAGCAGGGCTGATTGTTCGTAACGACACCGGCGAGATCATTTCTTGGGTCGGCAGCAGGGAATTCTGGGATGATGAGCACCAGGGGCAGATCGACGGGGTCCTTGTGCGCAATCAGCCTGGCTCCACCCTCAAACCCTTTCTCTATACCCTTGCCATTAGGTCTGGGTTTCTTCCCAACTCAATCCTTCCCGATCTCCCATTGGAACTTGGGGGGGCTGCGGTCTATCAGCCCTTCAATTTCGACCGTAGGTTCCACGGTCCGGTGCGGCTGCGGGTAGCCCTTGCCTCGAGTCTCAATGTCCCGGCGGTCTATCTGATAGAGCGGCTCGGGGTCGATGCCTTTGCCCAATTTTTGGTGGATCTTGGTTTCTCCTCCATTAAAGAGCAGCGGGGAAGTCTCGGTACCGGCCTCGCCCTGGGAAACGCCGAGGTATCACTTTTCGAACTGGTCCATGGCTATACCCTGTTCAGTCGAACAGACGGCCCTGTTCCCTTGCGTCCCCTGCCGGTGGAACTAGGAAGTGTGGAATCTTCGGAAATCGGTCTTTCATCATCCCGTGATCGCTATGCGGTAGCCGTTGTCAGGGATATCCTTGGGGACAACCGGAGCAGGGTACTCGGCTTCGGCAGCGATTCGGTTATGAATCTTGCCTTTCCCTCCCTTTTTAAAACAGGGACGGCGAACCAGTTTCAGAATATCTGGGCGATAGGGGCGATCCCCGAGTATACCGTCGGTGTGTGGATCGGAAATTTCACCGGAGAAACAGTTATCGGGAAGACCGGAAGCAGTATCCCGGCATCCATCGTTGCGGAACTCCTTGATGTGCTGCACAAGCCGGATAGTGGCTATCCTGCCATTCCCGGTGCCGTGAGGGTGAAGATTTGTGCCGTCTCCGGTATGGCGGCAACCGCCGATGACCCTTCGACACTCTACGAATATCTTCCGCCCGACCGATTACCCGATCCCTGCACCTGGCACCACCGTGACGAGAGGGGAAAGCTTCAGGTCTCGTATCCCGATATTTTCAGGGTATGGGCACAGACAAAACGCTCCGGCGCTTTTGTAGCGGCACGTGAAGGGGAAGCTGAAGGAGAGATTGTCTTTCCACCCGACGGTTCACGTTTTTTCGCCGACCCCTCACTTTCTCAAGAGGCCCAAGCCGTCAGGATAGAGGGTAGGGGGCTGGGCCCTCCTCCTTATGCATTGACCCTCTACCGCCACGGCATGGCGGTCTTGCAACGCTCTTCAAACCTGCCGCTTTTCCTGCTTCCCTTTCCTGAAAAGGGGGCGTATCGTATCGTCATTACGGGTTCCGGTGGCTGCAGCGCCGAGAGCGGTTTCGAGGTGTGGTGA
- a CDS encoding alpha-2-macroglobulin family protein: MAERRVRYVKMGKGLVALFVFITAMVLPFSCKKNDSVPVENSSKAVGETEQTSSLKVDRSVSSWRSRLDTLSIAYYQEAAWGLSEGSFGTATDASFQTAPSPLKLSAYGPEGELPSEVKEPLVWILFSDPVIPLSKIGESRDASSVFSIAPEIEGSFRWYSTRMIVFQAKAKVLPQREYRVTVNESVQSVHGAALIGKTGFSFRSEELAMRSALPGAGALEDSYLWKKGGVPLDAAGKILVRFNYPVEIETIADYLKLRSEGYDYQVTFSRPDNSSGRYSQEELKSLVLLSVTETLPEDSDIIVALGPGARSRPDYIGRKAEQEIVFHTITPFKLLRHTTRSYSFSGDAGATNPLFLEFSHPVDKASLLGACSFQPEVRIAEENITVWQNTVRLSGLAYAYDSEYLLTIAASVKDVYGRTLGSPQLVKVKVPEAASFANFPNTGTRMLESQFPPKIVFDYQNIEDGIWKAGAIDDPYGFWPATALEPYPFPEVGKNVHHFEEIDLSPWLGSDGKGWVGFSWNFSPIDKKSGQRPRWGQRNLTLQVTDLGLTVRYAYNKVVAWVTSLSSGTAVSGARVTLMSQQDRIFEGTSDDSGLVVFPLDDGEFTRYFQDPKSDWSDFLRLQVEYQGDRIEFKPNGSHNLWRSSPLAVSTPARIQRASAQVFLFTDRGLYRPGEVLTFRGIDRTLQDGSYVIYEGDYTLKVEENRWRGKEIFKSSGTTTASGGFYGEIPIPSDLEPGSYVIEYSRPGGETRLPFQVSQFERLKFQVGLSIPDRDYFEGDTLSAELSADYLAGGALNEAHYSASWTKEPAWFAPEGEEWKDYRFGPSGYDRRYFLSESEGVLGSDGKATLRQATSPEGIAGQPQRYRGEARVDDAGGQMIAARTSVIVHPAAFYIGGRMNHKGWSGFVRKGEDVDFDWALVRPDGRPYRDDAKDLTVELFKRSWKRAQQQGVAGRINTHYEMVLEPVESLSPAIGGETKGSVTFTPPSSGSFLVRFSASDAADRLAVTELSFYATGSDIVSWGFDSPEMIGLETDRPSYAPGDTATILVKSPLAAGDYLITVEREGIFDERIVHLDGSANVIGVPISEEFVPVVYVAVSSYSVRKKKPDNSYLEPDLDKPKGYFGVVPVMVDTDSKRFNIDIRPEKGSYRPGEEAVVHLKATNKAGDAVPNAEITFLAVDRGVLDLIDYHVPDPLDFFYDPRKFPIAVSGGDSRSLLIDPVTYEVKDLQGGGGENEKMERREDFRPLAVFEPYVTTDEKGEAVVRFTLPDTLTTYRCTAVGVKENQFGRNEQELVAQNPVNVQSVLPELLRHRDTMEGGVIVSNLGSEAVDMDVTVSSTILGIEGETSRHVHVEGGKTNLVHFLFSAPVSGKGKISFTVSSPVLNEELVREVEVQKPAVFESVATGNRIIPENGKAKIDTEMIRLPGGDDQMPDPEGSLAVSLSASKLSLFEGAVSYLLDYPYDCFEQRTSKLIPYLLFGETGAFPSFEELALPRSHIAEQLREIGKVQTSEGGIPYWGGSRWANYYVSARTAQIIALARNADYPIPDELDEDALLSYLRKPRDTVKKQPYLYVLGLYARALLGDDVRGESETFRRRGDEIGIAGYALSGLASFASGDQDGARSALTRISSFIRPSARSLDITETWESGASWYGSEVERLSLLLMLIQRADPSNSFRELALESLIQRRRSARWTNTVDNGWALIAAAGELGLDKAPDIDVTVRIADKDLLSDRFDSIANPPVERIFSFDAEPLSGIERGKTLPLSVEASGEGTLAYRLAMRYSIPAESAPPMDMGIGVLREFFDMEGRPVSGDCLTAGETYRVVVHLSSPLRHDFLAVRVPVPSGAVILDTGFVTTARYEGYDEPSAGEDGVRNVSPDRSVYYLNEGRFFFDRFPQGTCDVSFMIRAVRPGVYPTPPAQAECMYEPEVFGRDGGKLLFIDERS, encoded by the coding sequence ATGGCAGAGCGAAGGGTAAGATATGTAAAGATGGGAAAGGGCCTTGTAGCCCTTTTTGTTTTTATTACGGCGATGGTGCTTCCGTTTTCCTGTAAGAAAAACGATAGTGTCCCCGTTGAGAATTCAAGTAAGGCTGTCGGCGAAACGGAACAAACTTCCAGCCTTAAGGTCGACCGGTCGGTCTCTTCCTGGAGAAGTCGTCTCGATACCCTTTCCATCGCTTATTATCAGGAAGCAGCCTGGGGGCTTTCCGAAGGGAGCTTCGGTACTGCGACAGACGCATCTTTCCAGACAGCTCCTTCTCCTCTAAAGCTTTCGGCTTACGGCCCCGAAGGCGAACTTCCCTCCGAGGTAAAAGAACCTCTGGTCTGGATACTCTTTTCCGATCCTGTTATTCCGCTGTCCAAGATAGGTGAGAGCCGGGACGCCTCTTCCGTTTTCTCCATTGCACCGGAGATTGAGGGCAGCTTCCGCTGGTATAGTACCCGGATGATTGTCTTTCAGGCCAAGGCGAAGGTCCTCCCTCAGCGGGAGTACCGAGTGACGGTGAATGAATCGGTTCAGTCGGTTCATGGTGCGGCCCTTATCGGTAAAACCGGCTTTTCCTTTCGGAGTGAAGAGCTTGCAATGCGTAGCGCCTTGCCCGGTGCCGGAGCCCTTGAGGATTCCTATCTTTGGAAAAAGGGTGGAGTTCCCCTTGATGCTGCCGGTAAGATCCTTGTCAGATTCAATTACCCGGTCGAAATCGAAACGATTGCGGACTACCTGAAGCTTCGAAGCGAAGGATACGACTATCAGGTCACCTTTTCCAGGCCGGATAATAGCTCGGGGCGTTATTCACAAGAGGAGCTGAAGAGCCTCGTTTTGCTTTCGGTGACCGAGACGCTTCCCGAAGATAGCGATATCATCGTTGCTCTTGGCCCGGGTGCTCGGAGCCGTCCCGATTATATAGGAAGAAAAGCGGAGCAGGAGATCGTCTTTCATACGATAACCCCCTTTAAGCTGCTGCGTCACACCACCCGGTCCTATTCCTTTTCCGGAGACGCAGGGGCCACGAATCCTCTTTTTCTCGAATTTTCCCATCCCGTGGACAAGGCGAGCCTTTTGGGAGCATGTTCTTTTCAGCCTGAAGTACGGATTGCTGAGGAGAATATTACCGTTTGGCAGAACACCGTCAGACTTTCAGGCCTCGCTTATGCCTATGATTCGGAATATCTGCTTACCATCGCCGCCTCGGTGAAAGATGTTTATGGGAGAACTCTCGGCAGCCCTCAGCTTGTGAAAGTGAAGGTACCCGAGGCCGCAAGCTTTGCCAACTTCCCCAACACCGGTACCAGGATGCTTGAGTCGCAGTTTCCACCCAAGATCGTTTTCGATTACCAGAACATAGAGGACGGGATCTGGAAGGCCGGCGCAATAGACGATCCTTATGGCTTTTGGCCCGCCACGGCACTGGAACCCTATCCCTTTCCCGAGGTCGGAAAGAACGTTCACCATTTTGAGGAGATCGATCTTTCACCTTGGCTGGGAAGCGACGGCAAGGGCTGGGTCGGCTTTTCATGGAATTTTTCCCCTATAGACAAAAAGAGCGGGCAGCGGCCCCGATGGGGCCAGCGCAATCTCACCCTTCAGGTAACGGACCTTGGCCTGACCGTTCGTTATGCCTACAACAAGGTTGTCGCATGGGTGACAAGCCTCTCCTCCGGGACGGCCGTCTCGGGGGCACGCGTCACCCTTATGAGCCAGCAAGATCGCATTTTCGAAGGGACAAGCGACGATTCTGGTCTCGTGGTCTTTCCCCTTGATGATGGAGAGTTTACCCGTTACTTTCAGGACCCGAAGAGTGACTGGAGCGATTTCCTCCGTTTGCAGGTGGAATACCAGGGGGACCGTATCGAGTTTAAACCCAACGGGAGCCATAATCTTTGGAGAAGCTCACCCCTTGCCGTTTCGACGCCGGCCCGTATCCAGAGGGCTTCTGCGCAGGTTTTTCTCTTTACCGACCGTGGGCTATATCGCCCCGGAGAGGTCCTCACCTTCCGCGGCATCGACAGGACGCTGCAGGACGGCAGTTACGTTATCTACGAAGGCGATTATACCCTCAAGGTGGAAGAGAACCGCTGGAGGGGAAAAGAGATCTTTAAGAGCTCCGGTACCACCACGGCCAGCGGTGGTTTTTACGGTGAGATTCCCATCCCCTCCGATCTGGAACCAGGCAGTTATGTGATCGAATATTCCAGGCCCGGAGGTGAAACTCGTCTTCCTTTTCAGGTTTCACAGTTCGAACGGCTCAAATTTCAGGTGGGGCTTTCAATACCTGACCGGGATTATTTTGAAGGTGATACCCTGAGTGCCGAGCTTTCTGCCGATTATCTCGCCGGCGGGGCCCTCAACGAGGCTCATTACAGTGCTTCCTGGACGAAAGAACCGGCGTGGTTTGCTCCCGAGGGAGAGGAGTGGAAGGATTACCGCTTCGGTCCCTCCGGATATGATCGGCGCTACTTTCTTTCCGAATCCGAAGGGGTGCTGGGCAGCGATGGAAAGGCAACACTTCGCCAGGCAACAAGCCCTGAGGGGATTGCCGGGCAGCCTCAGCGTTACCGGGGAGAGGCACGGGTGGATGATGCCGGTGGCCAGATGATTGCCGCCCGGACATCGGTAATCGTTCATCCCGCGGCCTTTTACATCGGCGGCCGTATGAATCACAAGGGATGGTCGGGTTTCGTCCGAAAGGGTGAGGATGTCGACTTCGACTGGGCCTTGGTGCGCCCCGACGGCCGACCTTACCGGGACGACGCAAAGGATCTGACCGTTGAACTTTTTAAGAGAAGCTGGAAACGTGCCCAGCAACAGGGTGTGGCGGGTCGAATTAATACTCATTACGAAATGGTCCTCGAACCGGTAGAGAGTCTGTCTCCTGCAATCGGCGGGGAAACCAAAGGCTCCGTCACCTTTACTCCTCCCAGCAGCGGTTCTTTCCTGGTCCGTTTCAGTGCATCGGATGCCGCCGATCGCCTTGCCGTTACCGAACTCTCTTTTTATGCAACCGGCTCGGATATTGTCAGTTGGGGCTTCGATAGCCCCGAGATGATCGGCCTTGAGACCGACCGGCCTTCCTATGCCCCGGGGGATACCGCAACCATACTGGTAAAAAGTCCCCTTGCCGCTGGTGATTATCTGATTACCGTGGAGCGGGAAGGCATTTTCGACGAACGTATTGTCCATCTCGACGGCTCGGCAAACGTCATCGGTGTTCCCATTAGCGAAGAGTTTGTCCCGGTAGTCTATGTCGCCGTAAGCAGTTATTCCGTCAGGAAAAAGAAGCCGGATAATTCCTATCTGGAACCGGACCTTGATAAGCCGAAGGGCTATTTCGGTGTCGTTCCCGTCATGGTGGATACCGATTCCAAAAGGTTCAATATCGATATCCGGCCGGAAAAGGGCTCCTACCGTCCGGGGGAAGAGGCCGTGGTACACCTGAAGGCGACAAACAAGGCGGGAGATGCCGTGCCTAATGCCGAGATCACCTTTCTTGCCGTGGACCGAGGGGTTCTCGATCTGATCGATTATCATGTTCCCGATCCCCTCGATTTCTTTTACGATCCGCGTAAATTCCCCATTGCGGTTTCCGGCGGCGATAGCCGATCGCTATTGATCGATCCTGTTACCTACGAGGTCAAAGACTTACAGGGCGGCGGAGGCGAAAATGAAAAGATGGAACGGCGTGAGGATTTTCGTCCTCTTGCGGTCTTTGAACCGTATGTGACTACCGATGAGAAGGGGGAGGCGGTGGTTCGCTTTACCCTTCCCGATACCCTTACTACCTACCGATGTACCGCCGTCGGGGTCAAAGAGAACCAGTTCGGCCGTAATGAGCAGGAACTGGTGGCCCAGAATCCCGTCAATGTGCAATCCGTTCTCCCCGAATTGCTCCGTCACCGGGATACGATGGAGGGAGGGGTGATCGTTTCTAATCTGGGATCCGAGGCGGTGGATATGGATGTGACCGTGTCGAGTACGATCCTCGGAATCGAGGGAGAGACGAGCAGGCATGTGCATGTCGAGGGAGGAAAGACGAACCTCGTGCATTTTCTCTTTTCTGCTCCGGTTTCAGGCAAGGGGAAGATAAGCTTTACCGTTTCTTCCCCGGTGCTTAACGAAGAGCTTGTCCGAGAGGTCGAGGTGCAGAAGCCGGCGGTTTTCGAGAGCGTTGCTACGGGAAACCGGATTATTCCTGAAAACGGGAAGGCCAAGATCGACACCGAGATGATCCGCCTACCAGGGGGAGATGATCAGATGCCTGATCCCGAGGGCTCTCTTGCCGTTTCCCTCTCGGCTTCGAAGCTGAGTCTTTTCGAGGGAGCCGTTTCCTATCTCCTCGATTATCCCTATGACTGCTTTGAACAGCGAACCTCCAAGTTGATTCCCTATCTGCTTTTCGGAGAAACCGGCGCATTTCCTTCCTTCGAGGAGCTTGCGCTTCCGCGTTCCCACATAGCAGAGCAACTAAGGGAGATCGGAAAGGTACAGACCTCCGAGGGGGGCATTCCCTACTGGGGCGGCAGTCGATGGGCCAATTACTACGTTTCCGCACGGACGGCTCAAATCATCGCCCTTGCAAGAAACGCAGACTATCCGATTCCCGATGAGCTTGATGAGGACGCACTGTTGTCCTATCTGCGCAAACCCCGGGATACCGTAAAGAAACAGCCCTATCTCTACGTCTTGGGCCTTTATGCCAGGGCGCTTCTCGGCGACGACGTGAGAGGGGAGAGTGAGACCTTTCGTAGGCGAGGCGATGAGATCGGTATCGCCGGTTATGCACTTTCCGGCCTTGCCTCTTTTGCCTCGGGAGACCAAGATGGCGCACGGTCGGCCCTCACCAGAATTTCTTCTTTCATCCGTCCCTCTGCAAGAAGCCTGGATATTACCGAAACCTGGGAAAGCGGTGCTTCCTGGTACGGCTCGGAGGTTGAACGGCTTTCGCTGCTGCTGATGCTGATTCAACGGGCCGATCCCTCGAATAGTTTTCGGGAACTTGCCCTCGAGTCTCTTATCCAGCGTCGGCGCAGTGCCAGATGGACGAATACCGTTGATAACGGCTGGGCACTTATTGCGGCTGCCGGGGAACTTGGCCTTGATAAGGCACCGGATATCGATGTGACTGTACGTATCGCCGATAAGGATCTGCTTTCGGATCGATTTGATTCGATAGCAAACCCTCCTGTAGAAAGGATCTTCTCCTTTGATGCAGAGCCCCTTTCCGGTATCGAACGCGGCAAGACTCTTCCTTTATCGGTGGAAGCATCGGGAGAAGGCACACTTGCCTACCGTCTGGCCATGCGCTACAGCATCCCGGCAGAGAGTGCTCCTCCCATGGATATGGGAATCGGTGTTTTGCGGGAATTTTTTGATATGGAGGGGAGACCCGTTTCCGGAGATTGTCTTACTGCCGGAGAGACCTATCGAGTCGTAGTTCACCTTTCTTCGCCACTGCGGCACGATTTTCTTGCGGTGCGGGTGCCGGTTCCGTCCGGCGCGGTCATTCTCGATACCGGGTTTGTCACCACCGCCAGGTATGAGGGCTACGACGAGCCTTCGGCCGGGGAAGATGGAGTACGCAATGTAAGCCCCGATCGTTCGGTATACTATCTCAACGAAGGGCGCTTCTTTTTCGATCGTTTTCCTCAGGGAACATGCGACGTAAGTTTCATGATCAGGGCGGTTCGACCAGGTGTCTATCCGACGCCTCCTGCCCAGGCCGAATGTATGTATGAACCAGAGGTTTTCGGCAGGGACGGTGGGAAACTTCTTTTCATTGATGAGCGTTCATAA
- a CDS encoding DUF1707 SHOCT-like domain-containing protein, with the protein MDEDISYEHQPVLPLPKFRERVVEQLKLNFAHNNIEVDEFERRVSLAHESDDRQVLGNLIRDLPVLRDEENQECSSSVAWNNGRVKRDDTMLALLSGVERRGPWSPARNTKILALMGGVDLDFTNAKFPPGTTEIEIVCLLGGVEMVVPEGVNVDISGIPLIGGFENKMEYDYYPDGPTLKIRGFALLGGVEVRPPRKRKRSDRHRKRRRGHGRIE; encoded by the coding sequence ATGGATGAAGATATCTCCTATGAACATCAGCCCGTGCTACCCCTCCCGAAGTTCAGAGAGCGAGTCGTAGAGCAACTCAAGCTCAATTTCGCTCATAATAATATAGAGGTAGATGAATTCGAGCGAAGGGTCTCTCTCGCTCACGAAAGTGACGACCGGCAGGTGCTTGGGAACCTGATCCGGGATCTGCCCGTACTTCGGGATGAAGAAAATCAAGAGTGCTCTTCATCCGTTGCCTGGAATAACGGGAGGGTGAAACGGGACGATACCATGCTGGCTTTGCTCAGCGGCGTGGAACGTCGGGGGCCATGGTCTCCTGCACGAAACACAAAGATTCTGGCCCTCATGGGTGGAGTCGATCTCGATTTTACCAATGCGAAATTCCCGCCTGGAACGACGGAAATCGAGATTGTATGCCTCTTGGGCGGTGTGGAAATGGTGGTTCCCGAGGGGGTCAATGTCGATATTTCCGGGATTCCCCTTATAGGCGGTTTTGAAAACAAGATGGAATATGACTACTATCCAGATGGGCCTACGTTAAAGATTCGTGGATTTGCCTTGCTGGGTGGTGTGGAAGTACGACCTCCAAGGAAACGGAAGAGGTCGGATCGGCATCGTAAGCGGCGCCGGGGACATGGTCGCATAGAGTAA
- the nrdR gene encoding transcriptional regulator NrdR produces the protein MRCPHCGALEDRVLESRQNAGGSAIRRRRECLSCGYRFTSYERIEEKPIMVVKRDGRLEPYEPAKLERGINIAMEKRPIGQATRESLFQAIEDEVAYGARNSHEIATKELGEIVLRRLYKVDKVAYVRFASVYRMFDNVEEFLREIEQLTETGGKSDKFAE, from the coding sequence GTGCGATGCCCTCATTGTGGAGCTCTAGAAGACAGGGTTCTGGAATCCAGGCAAAATGCCGGAGGCAGTGCCATCAGGAGGCGACGGGAGTGTCTTTCCTGCGGTTACCGTTTTACAAGCTACGAACGGATCGAAGAAAAACCGATCATGGTAGTCAAACGTGACGGCAGATTAGAGCCCTATGAACCGGCAAAGCTGGAGCGTGGGATCAACATCGCCATGGAAAAGCGTCCTATCGGACAAGCTACCAGAGAAAGCCTCTTTCAGGCAATAGAGGATGAGGTAGCCTACGGTGCCAGAAATAGTCACGAAATAGCAACAAAAGAGCTTGGAGAGATTGTTCTCAGGCGACTATACAAGGTGGATAAGGTCGCCTATGTCAGATTCGCATCGGTTTACCGCATGTTCGACAATGTGGAAGAGTTTCTCCGGGAAATCGAACAACTAACAGAAACGGGAGGGAAAAGTGACAAGTTTGCAGAGTGA